Proteins encoded together in one Candidatus Fusobacterium pullicola window:
- a CDS encoding toxin-antitoxin system YwqK family antitoxin has protein sequence MLKLFQIKKISILFLILNSFVYAKSFDIAEKIQKDGIVYRKGEEKAFTGAFIGDGIYEEYKDGIKNGKFIGKVTIEKNIYNYEGVYIEGVKNGEWRIRYPDGKIKAILNYNYDLPRGQWTYFYENNQIKGYENFNNGVIYGESIFYQENGNILKRGTYKNGLIDGELVLYRKNHNLDSIVNFSVGNLDGKIEVYSQNNILQLQGSYKNNKRDNLWKLYYNNGDLKMIVSYSHGLKNGRMVIYGKAGEIVQTTIYKDNNEIDNTGQIILKGPAEVEDNIANRYQKLVYSFEYMKYNKALNDLK, from the coding sequence TTGCTTAAATTATTTCAAATAAAAAAAATAAGTATACTTTTTTTAATTTTAAATTCTTTTGTTTATGCTAAAAGTTTTGATATAGCAGAAAAGATACAGAAAGATGGTATCGTTTATAGAAAAGGGGAAGAAAAAGCTTTTACAGGAGCTTTTATAGGAGACGGAATATATGAAGAGTATAAAGATGGGATAAAGAATGGAAAATTTATTGGAAAAGTCACTATTGAGAAAAATATCTACAATTATGAAGGAGTCTATATCGAAGGAGTAAAAAATGGTGAATGGAGAATAAGATATCCAGATGGAAAGATAAAGGCTATTCTTAATTATAACTATGATTTACCAAGAGGACAGTGGACATATTTCTATGAAAATAATCAAATAAAAGGATATGAGAATTTTAATAACGGAGTTATTTATGGTGAGAGTATTTTCTATCAAGAAAATGGAAATATTCTTAAAAGAGGAACCTATAAAAATGGACTGATTGATGGAGAGTTAGTTCTATATAGAAAAAATCATAACTTAGATTCTATTGTAAATTTTTCTGTTGGAAATTTAGATGGAAAGATTGAGGTATATTCACAAAATAATATTCTTCAGCTACAAGGAAGTTATAAAAATAATAAAAGGGATAACCTGTGGAAACTTTATTATAATAATGGAGATTTAAAAATGATAGTTTCTTACTCTCATGGCTTAAAAAATGGAAGAATGGTAATTTATGGAAAAGCTGGAGAGATAGTACAGACAACAATATATAAAGATAATAATGAAATTGATAATACAGGACAAATTATCTTGAAAGGTCCAGCTGAAGTAGAAGATAATATAGCTAATCGATATCAAAAATTAGTTTATAGTTTTGAGTATATGAAATATAATAAAGCTTTAAATGACTTAAAGTAA